The following coding sequences lie in one Chelonia mydas isolate rCheMyd1 chromosome 6, rCheMyd1.pri.v2, whole genome shotgun sequence genomic window:
- the CCDC32 gene encoding coiled-coil domain-containing protein 32 has protein sequence MKMIENVDSVVTRSSQDLWAEICSCLPDPDQKEDFSDAFTDCFTDSYISGESQDEEPDGSFQANLKPWAPLKDSEIYLASLERRLMRIKGLSQEVTSKDMLHTLAQAKKECWDRFLQEKFESEFYVEGHESEESTLEHLKRWLQPDKVAISTEEVQYLIPPEFHIEKQETGEESPAAEQ, from the exons ATGAAAATGATTGAGAATGTTGACTCTGTAGTAACTAGGTCAAGCCAGGACCTCTGGGCTGAAATCTGTTCCTGTCTGCCAGATCCAGATCAGAAAGAAGACTTTAGTGATGCTTTTACAGATTGCTTCACAGATTCTTACATCAGTGGAGAAAGCCAGGATGAAGAACCAGATGGTTCTTTCCAAGCAAATCTGAAGCCCTGGGCACCTCTGAAAGATTCAGAGATATATTTAGCATCACTAG AGAGAAGACTGATGAGAATTAAGGGTTTGTCTCAGGAAGTGACCTCCAAGGATATGCTGCATACTCTGGCCCAAGCAAAGAAGGAATGCTGGGATAGGTTCCTGCAGGAAAAGTTTGAGTCCGAATTTTATGTGGAGGGACATGAATCTGAAGAGAG CACCCTGGAACATTTAAAGCGGTGGCTGCAGCCTGATAAAGTGGCAATCAGTACTGAAGAGGTACAGTACCTGATTCCCCCAGAGTTCCATATAGAGAAGCAAGAAACTGGGGAAGAGTCTCCAGCAGCAGAACAATGA